A part of Streptomyces sp. NBC_01451 genomic DNA contains:
- a CDS encoding AfsR/SARP family transcriptional regulator, whose protein sequence is MPALLLDGNPVHITEVCTSLALEIGMSPWASDVEVVTIGFGEDLPQLLPTTRIAHMRKATHALRDLSERLLEAHQLPETRHQPYLLLCASPLDADTAWQFAEVIDKSGSVPVTLIAPASSAASHFPDAEILNASLSRPQNLNHAGTAITVQRLEHAAYVQITTALKVSGQPPHPAEGPWQEVPDEPDGMRQCEQPAPQQPTPAAARPSPTAVTDVRGGVFPALLAATTDPSGLRLLPAATTPSEAGAAPGRDGQAAPPAAGQAPASEKTTAADDDKDSSEDGMRPEAEQRQAHDLHAPEIRVLGPVEVTGVDSTGHGPRMAQLAALLFFRPGRSADALCSDMDPASPWSSSTLNARLQGLRRSLGNDPAGHPYVPRRRSGDDPYRLAPGVRCDWNRFLQLTERALPLGPAGLTDLEKALTLVRGRPFGGKPLPWAEPNQQEMITRIIDVAHTVATHRTPAGPHHDLSTARQAIATALDVDDTAELLYRDWLRIEHAAGNRQGLHTAITRVQQINRALDCSMEAATEHLINELLTPARPTPVENV, encoded by the coding sequence GTGCCCGCGCTGCTCCTGGACGGCAACCCGGTCCACATCACCGAGGTGTGCACGTCACTTGCTCTGGAGATCGGGATGAGCCCGTGGGCGAGCGACGTCGAGGTCGTCACCATCGGGTTCGGCGAGGACCTGCCGCAGCTGCTGCCCACCACACGGATCGCCCACATGCGCAAGGCCACCCACGCGCTGCGTGATCTGAGCGAACGGCTGCTGGAAGCACACCAGCTGCCCGAAACCCGGCATCAGCCGTATCTGCTGTTGTGCGCGTCCCCCCTGGACGCGGACACCGCCTGGCAGTTCGCCGAGGTCATCGACAAGTCCGGCAGCGTCCCCGTCACGCTGATCGCACCCGCCAGTTCAGCAGCCTCCCACTTCCCCGACGCGGAGATCCTCAACGCGTCCCTCAGCCGGCCGCAGAACCTCAACCACGCCGGCACCGCCATCACGGTGCAGCGCCTGGAACACGCCGCGTACGTTCAGATCACCACGGCGCTGAAGGTGTCCGGGCAGCCGCCCCACCCGGCCGAAGGCCCCTGGCAGGAGGTCCCGGACGAGCCCGACGGGATGCGGCAGTGCGAACAGCCCGCGCCGCAGCAGCCCACCCCCGCTGCCGCACGTCCCTCACCGACAGCGGTGACAGACGTACGCGGCGGGGTGTTCCCGGCCCTGCTCGCCGCCACCACAGATCCGTCCGGACTGCGCCTCCTGCCGGCCGCCACGACACCGTCGGAGGCCGGCGCCGCGCCTGGCCGCGACGGCCAAGCAGCACCCCCGGCAGCCGGACAGGCCCCTGCCAGCGAGAAGACCACGGCGGCCGACGACGACAAGGACTCCAGCGAGGACGGCATGAGGCCGGAGGCCGAACAGCGCCAGGCACATGACCTGCACGCGCCGGAGATCCGCGTCCTGGGCCCGGTCGAGGTGACCGGCGTGGACAGCACCGGCCACGGTCCCCGCATGGCCCAGCTCGCCGCCCTGCTGTTCTTCCGGCCCGGGCGCAGCGCGGACGCGCTGTGCTCCGACATGGACCCCGCCAGCCCCTGGTCGTCCAGCACCCTCAACGCCCGGCTGCAAGGCCTGCGCCGCTCCCTGGGCAACGATCCCGCCGGCCACCCCTATGTGCCGCGCCGCCGTTCCGGCGACGACCCCTACCGGCTGGCCCCCGGCGTGCGCTGCGACTGGAACCGCTTCCTGCAGCTCACCGAACGCGCCCTGCCACTGGGGCCGGCGGGACTGACCGACCTGGAGAAAGCACTGACACTGGTACGGGGCCGCCCCTTCGGGGGAAAACCCCTGCCCTGGGCCGAGCCCAACCAACAGGAAATGATCACACGCATCATCGACGTCGCGCACACCGTGGCCACCCACCGCACCCCCGCAGGCCCCCACCACGACCTCAGCACGGCCCGCCAGGCCATCGCGACCGCCCTCGACGTCGACGACACCGCAGAGCTGCTCTACCGGGACTGGCTGCGGATCGAGCACGCGGCCGGCAACCGGCAGGGCCTGCACACCGCCATCACCCGCGTACAGCAGATCAACCGGGCGCTGGACTGTTCAATGGAGGCGGCCACCGAGCATCTCATCAACGAACTCCTCACACCGGCCCGTCCCACCCCCGTCGAGAACGTATGA
- a CDS encoding LysM peptidoglycan-binding domain-containing protein has translation MTKAPQVTEAEQASASAAGTSASRTSYTVRETRPAESLWGIAERELGDGERWREIAGLNEGRTMTDGQVFRANSFLQPGWQLEMPATSGAAGGVRPQSGDSAAAAGEHTAHVVTVQPGDFLSKIAQEELGDGDAWPQLFEASRGTRQPGGLPAIADPDVIYAGQQVTVPGVQPDGPSNDRDQGDERARQETAPPAPHKPDAGQEPGGGNGEEQAPVPSLTTAPAPESSAPSTPASRPAQQPGQEQALPSTPASVTPRPGASVSSSTAPPSTAESSGSGASSATTASEPPATAPASSPLNLRTVFGAGALLAAAITGALALRRTLQRRRRKPGEKIAIASETSPAEAQLAATAEPSGAARLDIALRTLAHQLSPQPADPVLPPPPLRAARPSAAPKRTACSCSTSRTCPRCSWTATRSTSPRCARHLLWRSG, from the coding sequence GTGACAAAAGCCCCGCAGGTCACCGAAGCCGAACAAGCCTCGGCGTCCGCCGCGGGTACGTCAGCGTCCCGCACGTCGTACACGGTGCGCGAGACGCGGCCCGCGGAGAGTCTGTGGGGCATCGCCGAGCGGGAGTTGGGGGACGGTGAGCGGTGGCGGGAGATCGCCGGCCTGAACGAGGGCCGGACCATGACGGACGGCCAAGTCTTCCGCGCGAACAGCTTTCTGCAGCCCGGCTGGCAGCTGGAGATGCCCGCTACCTCCGGTGCCGCGGGAGGTGTTCGTCCGCAGTCGGGTGACAGCGCTGCGGCTGCCGGGGAGCACACCGCGCACGTGGTCACGGTCCAGCCGGGCGACTTCCTGTCGAAGATCGCGCAGGAGGAGCTCGGGGACGGTGACGCGTGGCCGCAGCTGTTCGAGGCCAGCCGGGGCACGCGGCAGCCGGGCGGCCTGCCCGCCATCGCCGACCCGGACGTCATCTACGCGGGGCAGCAGGTCACGGTGCCTGGTGTCCAGCCCGACGGGCCGTCCAATGATCGCGACCAGGGCGATGAGCGGGCCCGCCAGGAGACCGCTCCCCCGGCACCCCACAAGCCCGATGCCGGGCAGGAGCCGGGCGGCGGCAACGGGGAAGAGCAGGCGCCCGTACCGAGCCTGACCACCGCGCCCGCACCAGAGTCGTCAGCCCCCAGCACACCAGCGAGCCGTCCGGCCCAGCAGCCCGGACAGGAGCAGGCGTTGCCTTCTACACCGGCTTCCGTGACGCCCCGGCCCGGTGCCAGCGTCTCGTCCTCTACAGCGCCCCCTTCGACGGCGGAATCGTCCGGCTCTGGCGCATCCTCTGCGACCACGGCGTCCGAGCCCCCTGCGACGGCTCCGGCCAGTAGCCCGCTGAACCTGCGCACGGTTTTCGGCGCCGGCGCGCTCTTGGCCGCCGCCATCACCGGCGCCCTCGCCCTGCGTAGGACGCTGCAGCGCCGACGCCGCAAACCCGGCGAGAAGATCGCCATCGCATCGGAAACTTCTCCGGCCGAGGCCCAGTTGGCGGCCACCGCCGAGCCGAGCGGAGCGGCCCGCCTCGACATCGCTCTGCGGACCCTGGCCCACCAGCTGTCCCCACAGCCTGCGGACCCTGTCCTGCCTCCCCCGCCGCTGCGGGCGGCCCGGCCATCGGCAGCACCGAAACGGACAGCCTGCTCCTGCTCAACCTCGCGCACGTGCCCGCGCTGCTCCTGGACGGCAACCCGGTCCACATCACCGAGGTGTGCACGTCACTTGCTCTGGAGATCGGGATGA
- a CDS encoding nucleotide kinase domain-containing protein translates to MVTLLQDRQTIDGRDTVPEMLRVAGRELRPTPVFDTYWRFAAARQAVYEARLEGRARPWTHDPILAGHRFTNCYRAADRVSQVLITDVIYQGSQDWEDVFFRTLLFKVFNKESTWRLLNRELGEVRWGSYAFDAYDRVLSAVFARGERLYSAAYIVPPPQLGESRKHRNHLRLLERMMTTGAPERVAGASTMREAYEVLLGYPALGPFLAYQFTIDLNYAPQLTFSEMDFVVPGPGARDGIRKCFGPAADGIEAEVIRYMAASQDEHFARLGLSFTGLGGRPLQLIDCQNLFCEVDKYARVAHPDIAGISGRSRIKQVYRQDAAPVRAWFPPKWGLNA, encoded by the coding sequence ATGGTGACGTTGCTGCAAGACCGTCAGACGATCGATGGCCGGGACACGGTGCCGGAGATGCTGCGGGTGGCGGGGCGGGAACTGCGGCCGACGCCGGTGTTCGACACCTATTGGCGGTTCGCCGCCGCCCGGCAGGCGGTCTATGAGGCGCGCCTGGAGGGCCGGGCGCGGCCGTGGACCCACGATCCGATCCTGGCCGGGCACCGGTTCACCAACTGCTACCGGGCTGCCGACCGCGTCAGCCAGGTCCTGATCACGGACGTGATCTACCAGGGGTCGCAGGACTGGGAGGACGTGTTCTTCCGCACCCTGCTGTTCAAGGTCTTCAACAAGGAGTCCACCTGGCGGCTGCTCAACCGCGAACTGGGCGAGGTGCGCTGGGGCAGCTATGCCTTCGACGCGTACGACCGGGTGCTCTCAGCGGTCTTCGCGCGGGGGGAGCGGCTGTACTCGGCCGCCTACATCGTTCCGCCGCCGCAGCTGGGGGAGAGCCGCAAGCACCGCAATCATCTGCGGCTGCTGGAGAGGATGATGACGACCGGCGCCCCGGAGCGCGTTGCGGGGGCATCGACGATGCGGGAGGCCTACGAGGTACTGCTCGGCTACCCGGCACTCGGCCCGTTCCTCGCCTACCAGTTCACCATCGACCTCAACTACGCTCCGCAGCTGACGTTTTCGGAGATGGACTTCGTGGTTCCCGGGCCGGGAGCGCGTGACGGCATCCGTAAATGCTTCGGTCCGGCAGCCGATGGCATCGAGGCCGAGGTCATCCGCTACATGGCTGCTTCCCAGGACGAGCATTTCGCCCGTCTGGGGCTGTCCTTCACCGGGCTGGGGGGGCGGCCGCTGCAGCTGATCGACTGCCAGAACCTGTTCTGCGAGGTCGACAAGTACGCGCGTGTTGCCCACCCGGACATCGCCGGTATCAGCGGCCGCAGCCGTATCAAGCAGGTCTACCGCCAGGACGCTGCTCCGGTACGGGCCTGGTTCCCGCCCAAGTGGGGCCTGAACGCCTAG